From the Methanocaldococcus fervens AG86 genome, the window CCCGAGTCCAAATATTCCTCCACTGCACACCTCTAAACCAATTTTCTTCGCCTCTTTAATAACTTTTATCTTATCTTCATAGCTGTGAGTTGAGCAGATGTTTTTAAAATAATCTTTTGATGTCTCTAAGTTGTTGTGAATCCTAACATTTAATTTTTTCAACTCCTTTAATTTCTCCCTATCCAACAAACCTAAAGAGCAACATACCTTCAAGGTTGTTTCCTCTTTTATAAGCTCTATAGCCTCAATAATTTCAGTAAATTCATCGTTGTTAATATTTTTGCCACTCGTTACTATGCTAAACCGTTCAACAATTCCATCAAATTTTTTGGCACAATCTAAAATTTCTTTTTTTGATTTTAAAAGATATGTTGGGATGTTACAACTGCTATAAATTGATTGTGAGCAAAAAATGCAATCTTCTGGACATTTTCCACTTTTGGCATTTATTATGGCACAGAGTTTAATATTTTTAGTGTTATTTTTATTATTTATTTCATTTTTTACCTTAAAAGCCAAATACAGCAAATCTATGGCATTAAAATTGTTGTAAAGGTAAAGAGCATCATCAAAAGTTATTTTATTTTTTAA encodes:
- the bioB gene encoding biotin synthase BioB yields the protein MEIETFLEKSLKNKITFDDALYLYNNFNAIDLLYLAFKVKNEINNKNNTKNIKLCAIINAKSGKCPEDCIFCSQSIYSSCNIPTYLLKSKKEILDCAKKFDGIVERFSIVTSGKNINNDEFTEIIEAIELIKEETTLKVCCSLGLLDREKLKELKKLNVRIHNNLETSKDYFKNICSTHSYEDKIKVIKEAKKIGLEVCSGGIFGLGESLEERLKLAFELRDLGVDSVPINILHPIEGTKIYEKIKNGEIEPLTISDISKSIALYKIILPYAEIRLAGGRLHNLRDFQPFALMALDGLMVGNYLTTKGRSLEDDLKMLRDFYNLVK